AAACATACCGTGGATACGGGAACGGGTGGTGATACTCTGCAGCAGCAGGGTGCCACCCCCCTGGGCCGGCACCATTACTGCCTGATTACGATTCAGGGCCCAGGCAAAGGCCCCGTCCATGATGGCGGCGTCACAGGCCCCCTGTAACCGGCTGGCACAGGAGTCGCTATCGCAGGAAGTCAGCTCGAAGCTGCCGTCATCCATCGCCTCAAGGATACCGGCCAGGGTAAAAGGGATCAGACGCCTGACCTGGGTCAGGGTCGCCCTGAAGATATCCTGCAACCCTTCAGCCCTGGCAAGGTCCGCCTGGAAATCACCACTGGAGGCCAGCATTTCAAGGATCGCAACGTAGCGGCGGTTTGCCTCCTCCAGATAGTCAACCCGTTCCTGCAAAAACAGGGGAACCGTTATGGCTGCGTCAGCTGAGATCATGCGGCATCCGTCAGAATGGCAAAGGTCTCTTCAATCTGCGGTTCTGCCTGCTTCATCACCGCCCCCAGCTGATGGGGCGTCATACCCAGCCGGTCCCAGGCCGCTCCATCAAGAGGAGGGACAAACCGCTCACAGCTCTGGCCCAGCTCAAAGGCTTGACAGATAATATCTGCAATATGAATCAACGATGTTTCCAGCGGGAACTGCTCTGCCCGTGACGGACGGTGGTGAAAGGCAACCGGATCGGCAATATTGGCCGGAATCTTCCAGTCCTTCAGCAGTGCCCCGCCTGCCTCGGCATGATCAAAACCGACCCGCTTCAACTCAACATCAAAATAGAGCAGTTCTTTAGCCTGGGTCTCTTCAATCATCTGCCGCACCAGTTCACCCAGCACAGTGGCCATAATCAACTGGCCGATATCATGCAGCATACCGGCCACAAAGAACCGCTCCACATTGGCCTCCCGCCGCCAGGTGGCCAGGGCACGGGCAATAATGCCGCAGGCAATGGAATGACGCCAGAAGGTGGCCATGCTCATCAGTTCCTCGGGAATCCCCTTGAAGATCCCCATCACCGAGGCAGCCAGGGCGAGATCCCGCAACTGCTGGGTGCCGATAATGGTGACCGCCTTGCTGATGGAGTCAACCTTGCCGAAATAGCCGAACATCGGACTGTTGGCCAGCCGCAATAACCGGGCGGTCAGACCCTGATCTTCGGTAATGATCTTGCCGATATCATCAACAGAGGTGCGGGGATGGTTGATCGCCTCATTGAGACGGTCATAGAACAGTGGCAGGGAATAGACGGTACTGGTACGGTCAATCAGCCACTGAACCGTATAGGTCGGGGTATCAGCAAAGGCCATGGAGTACCTTCCTGATGGCGGCCAGTCGCAATAACTCCCGCAGGGCGGGATGTTCGGTACCGGAATGCCTGAAGTGCGGCAGCAGTGTGTCTTCGGCGGCGATCAGTGCAGCGGGGTCAATTTCGGCCGGGAGTGGTAGTTCGTTATCGACATAGTCAATGCCGGCAATATCAGCTTCTGCCACCCCCCAGGTGCGGAATATCGTCAAATGTTTCTGATTCAGCTCCGCTCCGGCCCCCAGCAGCATACGTCCGTTGCGGTCAAGCACGTCACTTGCCAGTACCATCCCGATCTCAAGATTATCAAGCGCAACAAGTCCCATGCTTTTGGCCTGTCCCGTTCTCTGAAGTTTTATTAGAATAGCACGTTCAGCACGCAACTCAAGGTTTTGTGCGATTTTTCATTTTTTGACCGTTGTCATGCCACTGGCGCCAGAAACAAGGCAGGATGGAACCTATGAAAAACGAACCAACGGCACAACAGACCAGGGACATCAAGGTTATCGCCGGATTTACGGAAGTCTGGTGTGCTGGTCAGCAGCATACCAGCAGGCAGCAGCACACCCTGCTGCAAGGGATGCCCCCCCTGCTACTCTGCCCTGATTGTGCGGCTTTTCTGGATTATGCAGCAAAAAAGCGGATGAACTGCCCGCTTGACGCTGAAAAACCGACCTGCAGGCGCTGCCGGATTCATTGCTATGCGCCGCAGCAGCGGGCCTTGGTCAAGCAGATCATGGCCTGGTCAGGCAAACGGATGATTCTCAGAGGCAGGCTGGATTATCTCTGGCACTACTTTTTTTGAAGCCCATCTGCCAGCTCAGGATGGCATCGACAATAGTGCATGCCATTTTTCAGTGACAAAACCGGGAATCAGCAGTTTTGCACATTGTTCAGCCGACAAGGGACGCGCATAATAGTAGCCCTGCATCTCGTGACACCCCCTGGCCAGCAGGAACTCCACATGTCCCTGATGCTCGACCCCTTCGGCAATCACCTCCATCCGCATAGTGCGGGCCAACGAGATGATGGTCTCGACAATCGCGGCATCGTCATGATTCGCAGGGGCCTCAGACACAAACGAGCGGTCAATCTTGATACGATCGATCGGAAAGTGTTTGAGATAACTTAATGAGGAATAGCCGGTACCAAAATCATCTACAGCCAGCCAAACCCCCAGCTGTTTCAACTCCTGCAGCTTTTTGGCAGCCTCGTCCGGGCGGTGCATGATTGCGCTCTCAGTCAACTCAAGTTCGATACTGTCAGGGGACAGATCATTCTGCTGCAAAGCCCCTGCAACCACCTGTAGCAGGCCGGCCTGTTCAAACTGAACGGCAGAGAGGTTAATGGCAAGTCGGGGGGGCTGCAGGCCATCAAATTTCCATTGGCGCAGCTGCCGGCAGGCCGTCTGCAGGCCCCACTCGCCGATCGGTATGATCAGACCGTTTTTCTCGGCAATGCTGATAATCTGCAAGGGCGACAGGCAGGGCGTCCCATCTGGGTTGTTCCAGCGCAGCAATGCCTCAATGCCGATGACCGTTCCGGTGCGGGCATCAAACTGGGGCTGATAGGCCAGCGAAAGCAGGTTGTCAGCCACGGCATGCCGCAGGGCGGTTTCTATTTCCAGACGTTCAATCGCCCGTTCCTGCAACTGTTTCGAATAGTAGTGATAGCGGTTGCGGCCCTGTTCTTTTGCTACGTACATAGCCATATCGGCATTTTTCAGCAACTCACTCGCATCCTCTGCATCATCAGGGTAAATTGATATGCCAAGGCTGCCGCTGACAAAGATTTCTCGATTTCCAATCCAGAACGGTTCATCCAGAGACCTGAGAATGGCGGCAGCGACCAGGGAGGCGTTCAGCTCATCGTGCAGCCCCATGGTTACAATGACAAACTCATCACCACCTGTCCGGGCAATGGTGTCGGATTGACGCATACCGCTTTCAAGACGTTCGGCAACAGCCTGTAACAGCAGGTCACCGACTCCATGCCCGAGGCTGTCGTTCACGGCCTTAAAATGGTCAAGATCAAGAAAAAAGACAGCAACCTTGCATTCACGGCGACTGCAGGCCAGCATTGCCTGTTTCAGGCGATCATTAAGCAGTGCCCGGTTGGGAAGCCCTGTCAGAAAGTCAAACGACGCCAATTGCTGCACCTGACGTTCTGCGGCACGGTACTCGGTAACATCAGAGAATATGACCACCACCCGCCGGGCCTCGGCCGGAAGAATCGAAATGGCGAGCACTTTATCCAGACCCGGCAGCTCTTTTTCAAGGGAAACGGTTCTCCCATCCTGCAGCACCTGACGGAAAAGCCCCAGCATCTCTTCGTGCAACAGACCAAACATCTCCCCAGAGCGCAGTCCCACCAGGCTGGACCGGTTTTTCAAAAACAGCCTGCTGCAGGCCGGGTTTGCCTCTACAATCGTTGCGTCAGTATCATTCAGGACAAGCTCAAGCAAAAGAACCGCTTCGTGTGTACTCAGAAAGAGACCGCGATATTTCTGCTCACTCTCGGCAAGAGAGCGCTGGGCCGCGGCCACCGCCCGTGTCGGCAGAACCAGGGTGGTACGAAACACAAAGACGGCAATGCCGGTGCTGCACAGCAAGACTCCCAAGGCCCGGAAAATGGGTAGTGTAAAGATTTTTTCGCTTTTTTGTTTTGCAGTGCCTTTTGGTTATTAAGCCGCCTCATTTATTTGCAGTTGCAGTTCGAGTTCCTGTTCTTTGAGAAGATCAATATTCAGATAGCGTTTCGAGCCCCATTGGGTGCCTGCAATATGTCGTAGTCTGGCAGCACAGAGCATTAAGGCTGAGTGACCATCAGGAAATGCACCGACTACTCTGGTTCGTCTCCTGATTTCTTTCATGATCCGCTCAAGTGCGTTGTTGGTTCTGATCCGGATTCGGTGTTCTCGTGGAAAGTCAAAGTAGGTCAGGGTTTCACTGATTGAGTCCTGCACCTTCTTTGCTGCCTCCCTGAGCTTCATCTCTTCCAGCTTGGTGAAGACCGTACCGGCTTTTTCTATGGCAGCCTGTTTGTCTTCTGAGGCATGAATCGCCTTGAGCATGGCAGCCACCTCTGGCATCTTCTTGCGCGGTACCACACTGAAGACGTTCCGGTAGAAATGAACAATGCAGCGTTGCCATTTGCTCTCAGGGTAATACTCAGCCAGTGACTCCACCAGCCCCATACAGGCATCGGTAATGAAGAGTCGGACACCGCTCAGGCCGCGCTGTTTCAGGTGGTGCAGGAAGCTTGACCAGCCTGCCTTGTCTTCCTTGGCTCCTTCACAGACTCCGAGAATCTTGCGGTAGCCATACTCGTTGACGCCGATGGCAACCAGTACTGATACGTTGCATACCTCTCCGCCCCAGGAACGCTTCAGAACAATACCATCCAGGTAGACGTAGGGATGGTTGCCGATAATCGGGCGATTGCGCCATTCTTCAATCTTGGCGTAGACCTTTTTGTTGAGGTTACTGATAGTACCGGGGCTTACCTTGGTGCCCCACAGGGTTTCGGTGATGTCTTCTATCCTGCGTACCGATACACCGGCCAGGTACATCTCGATCAGCGATTCTTCGACAGATGCTTCACGACGACGATAACGTTCAATGATGGCCGTTTCAAAGGTCTGGCGTCTAAGCTTCGGAATGTTGAGATTCACTTCTCCGGCTTTGGTCATGAGCTTGCGCTGGTAATGACCGGCACGGGTGTCGGTTCTGGCATCATGACGCTGGTACTTCTCGGCATTGCACAAACGATCAGCTTCAGAATCCAGCATGCTGTTGAGGGTATCCTCAACGGTGTTTCTGACCATTTCCCCGAGGTGGTCCCGTACGGCGCTCTCATTGAGCTGGATTATTTGTGCCTTTTTAGTAGAATGATCGTCCACAGCAGTGTTCTCCTTTTCGGTCGAATTTGTGTTTGGCGACTTAAATTCTAACCAAAATCAGGCACTGCTGTGACTCTTTTTAAAAAAGCGAAATTTATTTTACGTTATCGGAAAATGATTGGACGCAAGGACTGAACAATCTCGATCCTTGCCACCGGAACACCTGCATCATGTATCAAAAAAGTACCCTTGATGCTCGGCCATTGAGGGTGATCGCCTTTTTCAGCAATCACTTGCCCCTCCAAATCCACAATCCTGCGCAACTGGGTATTTCCCATGCCGGGACGACGCTCAAGCAGCTCATCAAGCCTGATTTGCTGATACTTCCAGAGATCAGGAGCCGTGATCACCAGACCAGCAACATGCTCTGCCTCAAGCTCTGCCACAGCAGACAACATCCCCTGCTGATAACGGCTTGCCAACCCCCAGTAGCCGACCGGCGGCAGCAAAGCGGCCAAGAGCGCAGCAATACCTGCCAAGAATACGATTACTCTGTTAAGGTGGCGCCGGGCCGACACCTAACGCTGCTCCACCGCTACACAGTTCAAGGCCTTCATGAGTGCGGCCCCCCTGGCTGAACGGGCAAAGCTGACAAGCTTCTGAACCGGCTGGCTGGCAGAAGTTTTCGCGATCAGGTAATAATCCCGCACAAGCGGGTAACGCCCCACCACCAGGTTTTGAAGAGTGGGCTCAACACCATTGAAGGCGAGCAAACGCACCTTTGCCCGCTCAGCAGTTACCATGCTCAGGGTGGTCATCCCAAAAGCCCCTGGCGTCGTCTGAAGCAGTTTGAGATTATCCTGATCCGTCACCGCCATGATCATGCCCGGCCTTGCCTTTGCCTGTGATACAGATTGGTCAACAGTCGGAGAGATACTGCGCAGCAGCTTCGTGTCAATCTCGGCATCGGGTCGCAGCAGCAGCCTGACCCGCCCACCGTCCGGCCAGGTTTGGGAGGTATTGCCATAGAGTTGCACAAGGTCATTGGTACGGATAGCCGCAACAGCGTTGGCGGGATGAACGGCAAAAGCTACCGGGCTCCGGCAGAGGTGAATACTTTCGACCCCTTGCTCCTCCGGCTTGACAGGACGGGCAGATATGGCAAGATCAAGCGCACCTGCCTGCAACGCCCTGATGCCGCCGGTGCTCCCCAGGCTGGGAACGACCTGCACATCAAGACGTTGGTGCTGTTTGGCATACAGAGCAGCCAGTTTGCGTAACAGTTCCAGGCCGCTGCCGGTACCTCCCAACCGCATTTTTTCTTGTGCCTCTGCAGGCAGTGCAACAAGAAGCATCAAAACCACTAGTAATCGCGTCAAGGTTTACTCCTAAAATATGCGTAAAACTGTTTTAGCTATACAATAATCAACAGGTTATTAGCAACCAGATATACGTGCAAAGATCTGCATCACAGCGGGATGGAGAGCAACTCAATGAACACCCCAAAGCCTCAAATTGCCATCACCATGGGAGACCCCTGCGGGGTCGGACCGGAAATCATCGTTGCTGCCCTGAGCGATCCAGCCATCCGTAGCGCCTGCAAGCCGCTGGTGCTGGGAGACCGGCGGGCCATGCAGCGGGCGCTGACCGTTTGCAACAGCCCGCTGGAACTCATCACCGTTTCTTCCCCAGCTGAAGCAGCCGACCTGCCGGACAGCGTCATCCCCCTGCTGGAACTATCCAGCCTTGCTAATACGGATATCGACTACGGCAAGCCTTCAGAGCTGTCTGGCGATGCGGTCTACCGCTATATCCGCCGCGCAGCCGAGCTGTGCCTGACCGGTGAGGTGGCAGCCATGGCCACCGCACCGATCAGTAAGGAGGCGATGCACCGCGCCGGTCACCACTACCCCGGCCATACCGAGCTGCTGGCCGAGCTGTGCCGCTGCGATGAGTTTGTGATGATGCTGGCTGGCGACGTATTGCGGGTGGCGCTGGTCACCATCCATGAGGCGCTTGCCCATGTCCCTGCTCTGATCAGCACTGAACAGGTATTAAAAACCATCCGGGTTACGGCCAACGGTGTTGCTCCGCTCTGCGGCAATCGCTCTCCCCGGATCGCTGTACTGGCACTGAACCCCCACTGTGGCGAAGGCGGCATGTTCGGCAGCGAAGAGGCTGATGCCATTATCCCCGCCATTACAGCTGCACAAAGTGAGGGACTTGATGTTGCAGGCCCCTTCTCAGCCGACACCTTCTTCCACTTTGCCGTACAGGAGCCTGCCCCCTATGATGCCGTGGTGGCCATGTACCATGACCAGGGACTGATTCCACTCAAGATGCGGCACTTTGACGACGGCATCAACATTACTCTGGGGTTGCCGATCATCCGCACCTCGGTTGACCACGGTACCGCCTACAACCTGGCTGGAACCGGCACTGCTTCGGCAACCAGCATGAAGGCCTCCATCCGAATTGCTGCAAAACTGGCAGCAACCCGATGAAACTACCAGACCTGATCCCCGGCAGACTGATCAAACGTTACAAACGTTTTCTGGCTGATATTGAGCTTGAAGACTGCTCTGTGGTTACCGCCCACTGTCCCAACTCCGGCAGCATGCTGGGCTGCAACCTGCCCGGCAGCCCGGTGCTGCTCTCCCTGAGCCCTAATCCCAACCGCAAGCTGGCCTATACCTGGGAGCTGCTGCAGGTAAACGGCTTCTGGGTTGGGTTGAACACCATGCTGCCCAACCGGCTGGCTGAAGAGGCGATTCTGGACGGGACCATTGTTGAGCTGCAGGGCTATCCAAAGCTGCGGCGGGAAGTTGCCTACGGCAGTGAGCGCAGCCGGATCGACATCCTGCTGGAAGATGACGGTAAGCGCTGCTACGTCGAGGTCAAAAATGTCACCCTGGTGGAAGGAGGGCTGGCGCTCTTTCCTGACGCAGTCACGGCGCGGGGCCAGAAGCATCTGCGTGAGCTGATGGAGATGGTCAGAAATGGCGACCGGGCTGTCTTACTGTTTACCGTACAGCGAGGCGATGGTAACGCCGTTGCTCCGGCTGACCGGATAGATCCCGAGTACGGCAGATTATTGCGGGAAGCGGTTGCAAACGGCGTGGAGGCGTTGGCCTACCGGGCCGAGGTACAGCCGGAGCAGATCCGGCTGACCGAACGGCTGGCAGTCCTCCTTTAAAACGGCTGCGGAGGTCGTCTACTGCGTTGCGTGGTGCTCGCTTCCTCGCCTACCTGGCAGGTATGTCTCGGTCGCTGCGCTCCATACGCCTTGTACCCGGCCTTCCTCGCACGTTTTTGTAGACATCAGCTATTGTAATCAACCGCCACAATTGAGCTACAGTTGGCCTTCATGAACGGCACCACCTCACCGGCATGGTAGGGGTGTACCTGATAGCTCTGCAGATCAGCCAGTGAATCAAACTTGGTGATCAGGGCCACATCATAGGAGCGTTCTGAGCGGATCACGTCAATTCCCGCTTCAAGATGACGCAGTTCAGCAATCCTCCCTTCCATTGACAACAGCTTGTCCCGCACTGCAGCGATCTTTTCCGCGGTCTGTTCGGCCAGCTTGAAAAATACGATATGGGTAACCATGGTGTTCCTCCTTAGTGATTATGTTGTTTTCAGATACCGCGAGTCAGGCATTTCTGTCAACCAGTCCACTTGAGAGTTGTAAAATTGGTGGTACAGTTGTTTCAGATTCCCCTATGGCCTGTGGCCGTTGAACTCATCCAGGAGGTGCTGACATGTCAGAATCCAAGCTCATTCCTTCCATTGACAACCGTCTGGGGGCCTTACTTGAGGTATCGCGACGTCAAAATGCCCTCCGCCTTGAGGAGCCTCAGCTAAAGCCAACGGTCACCATTTCGCGGGAGTTCGGTTGTGAAGCATATCCAATGGCTGAACTGCTGCGCCAGCAGCTGGAAAAGAAGACAAAAGAACCATGGACCCTGATGGACAAGGCGCTATTGGATGAGGTCGCCAAAAATCACAGCCTTTCTGATCAGGTCCTGCACAATCTGGGCGACAAGAACCGTTTTCTGGATGACTTTCTCTCAACCTTTTCCAACCGCTGGAAAAGCGATAAGGATTACTACCGGCTGCTGTCACGCCAGATTATTGCATTGGCGGAGCAGGGCAACGTGATCCTGGTTGGCCGGGGAGCTCCGATTGTTACCCGCAAAATGAAGAACTGCTTTCATTTCAGGATGTACGCCTCTGAGTCATTCAAAATCGCCTCCATCGCCAAACGGCTGGGACTTGATACCGGTGAGGCACGGACCCTGGTTGAGCGCCGCCAGAAAGAACGGGACCGTTTTATCCGGGATTTTCTGGACCGTGACCCCTATGACTTGAGCGTCTACCATCTGGCTTTTAATAATGACCGCAACAGTGCAGCCAAGATAGCCCAGACGATTCTGGACTACCTGTTGAACCCCTAGCTGGTACGGTAAACTGCCCAACCAAGTAGAAAGGCCGGTTCTGCCGGCCTTTCTACTTGGCGGTTTCCGTACTGCCTTTTTTCATGTTATACACACTGCTTGAAATTGTATCAGCACCGGTTGGAGGGCACTGTGAAGAAGTTCCTGCTGGGTAGTGGCATCATCATCATACTGTATCTGGGATATGTGGTCATCTCGCTGGCCCTGTTGCCACCGGTGAGCAGCCTTGCCGACAAGAAACTGAATCTTACCATCGATATACGTGACTGGCAGGGCAACGAGCACCCCTTCCTGCTGGGGCCGAAAAACCGGCGTTGGACTCCATCCAACCGGATACCGCCTGAAATGAAGTGGGCGGTGATCCTGGCTGAAGACAGCAACTTTTACAAACACGAAGGGATTGACGTCAAGGCGATTAAAGAGGCGATCAAATACGACCTGGAAAAGAAGAGCATGGCCCGTGGCGCCTCCACCATCACCCAGCAGGTGGCAAAGAACGTATTTCTATCCCGCGAAAAGACCATTACCCGTAAGCTGAAAGAGGTCTACCTGGCCTGGCGGATGGAACAGGAACTGACCAAGGGTCGCATCCTTGAGCTGTACCTGAATGTGGTTGAGCTGGGGCCGATGGTGTATGGCATCGGTCATGGTTCCCAATATTACTTCGGCAAACCGGCCTCGGCCATGACCCCGCGTGAATGCGCCTTTCTGGCCGCCATGCTGCCCGGCCCGCGCGTGGCTTACAACCCCTACCGCAATCTGGGTAAAGTCCTGAGCCGTTCCAACATGATCCTGCGTAAGCTGCGCAGCAAAGGGGTAATCAGCGCCGATGAGCTGCAGGTGGCCCTGGGAACATCGCCCAACATTGCCGGCCTGCAACGCAAGGTGGATACCGCCATTCAGCAAGAGGCCGTCATGAAGCCGATCTCTTCGACAACGGCACCTGCCGCACCACAGGAACCGTCTGGGTCTGGGCCTGAGCCAGCCATCCCCGCCAGACCTGAATCAGCCCCGCAAGTACAGCCTGCCGCACCGGCAGATGAAGGAAAGCCCTGACCATGCCGCTCCGTCGTCATCAGGAACGGTTCCCGCGCCTGATACGGCATCTGCGCCACCACGGCACTGCCCTGTTGCCGATGCCGATCGGCGCGGGCCAGGTAACATTGCTGCCGGATGGCCCCCGCTTCTTTGAGGCGCTCTTCAACGACCTTAAAACCGCCCGGCAGCTGATCTGCCTGGAATATTACCGTATCCGGGCCGATCTGACCGGACAGCGGTTTGCCGATTTACTGATTGAAGCGGCCGCACGGGGGGTCAAGGTCTTTCTGATCTATGATGCGCTGGGCTGCCATGTTACACCTGACAGCTACTTTGAACGGCTGCAGACTGCCGGCGTTTCCTGCCTGGCGTTCAACCCCATCTCGCTGAGCCGCCTCCACTGGTTTGATCGTCGCAACCACCGCAAACTGGCATTGATTGACAACCGGGTGGCCTATCTGGGCGGACTGAACATCAGTGACGCCTACGCCGGCCTGACCGACGAACAGCTGCGGTTTCGGGACGTCGGTTTCAGTCTTGGCGGCGCTGCGCTGACAGCCCTGCTGGAGCTGTTTACCGAAACCTGGCAGATGGAGCAGGGCGAGCGGCCCGCCTTGCCTGCATCTGGTACTGTCAGTTGCAGCCCCGATGACACCGAAGTGACGCTGATCAGTGGCGGCCCACACCAGCGCCGTTCAACCATCCGTACCGCCTTTCGGGTTGCCATGGCCTCGTCCTGCCATGAGCTGCTGATCGCCAACCCCTATTTTGTCCCTGGTCCGCGGATACTACGCTCACTGCTACGCGCTGCCCGCCGCGGGGTCAAGGTCAAGCTGCTCTTGCCTGCACGCAATGATGTACCGGTGGTGCAGGTGGTCAGCCGCAGCTATTACGAGGTGCTGCTCAAAGCCGGCATTGAAATCTATGAATTGGAACGCCAGCTTCTGCACGCAAAATTGATGCTGATTGACGGGATACAAACCGTGATCGGATCGGCCAATCTTGACCAACGCAGCTTTCACCGCAATTTTGAGATCAATGCAATTGTACGCAGCCAGCCTTTCGGTAGCCAGGTTCGCAATCTGTTCGAACAGGACTTTGCCGGTTCAAAGCGGATCACCCTTGATGAACACGCCCGCCGCGGCTTTGGCCTGCGCCTGCTTGAACTGCTGCTCAAGCCAATCTGCTGGTTTCTGTAGCAGCCATGCTGATCGATACACACTGCCACCTCGACCTGCCGCCACTGTTTGAACAGCTTGATGAACTGCTGGCTGAGGCAAGGGCTGTCGGAGTAGCCAAGTGGGTCGTGCCATCAGTCCATCCTGACGGCTGGCAGCGCATTGCAGAACTAGCCGCACAGCACCCAGCCTTGCGACCGGCCTACGGCATACATCCCCTGCATGCCGATAACGTCACGGCTCAGCATCTGCAACTGCTGAGGCAGTTGGCACCAGCAGGGATTGCCATCGGGGAGATCGGGCTGGATGCGAGTTATGGCAATCTTGAGCAGCAGGAGGCATTGTTTCGTGAACAGCTGCGAATTGCACGGCTGTACGGTCTTCCGGTACTGATCCACTGCCGTAAGGCGATCGGACGCACCGTGGCAATCCTGCGTGAAGAGCGGGCTGATCAGGTCGGCGGCATCATGCATGCCTTTTCTGGTTCACTGGAATCGGCCCGGGAGTGTATCAAACTCGGCTTTGTCCTCTCACTCAGCGCCACCCTGACCTGGAGCAATGCCGTCCGGCCGTTGCAGCTTGCTGCTCAACTGCCACTTGAGCAGCTGGTGCTTGAGACTGACGCACCTGACCTGCCCCCCTCGGCTCACCCGGGCTGCCCGAACAGGCCGGCCTGGCTGCATGAAACAGCCAACAGACTGGCAGCGATCAAAGGGATCAGCGTTGCGGAGGTTGCGTGCCGGACAACGGCTACCGCTCTACGGATACTGCCACGGCTCTGAAAGGGGTCTTGTCCACCAGTGCACTGCATGCTACAGTGCCGCAAAAGGAGATCTGCCATGAAACAGCTTCTACCCGCTATTGTTCTGCTGATCCTGGCCCTGCCCGGATGCAGCATGTTTACGGCCTGGAAGAGCATCCCTCCACCGGGTGGCTGCGATCAATGCCACTCAACAGAGCTCTCCACCAACTGGACCGTGGCGTATCGCGCAGCAACAGTGGCTGATGAGCGTGGACAGCTTGCTTTTCAGACTCCCCAGTACAACACCCCGATCAGAAAGAACCAGCCTGCTTCTGCCCTGGATCTGCGCAAGGTTGAAGATTCACGCTGCTTTGACTGTCACAATGCCCCGACCCCAGCCCATAAGGAGCGTAAGGGCAAGTACCACCACGGCCTATAAAAAAAATATTGACATTATTTTAGCACTGAGTATAGTTTCCCTTTGTTGCTTACACTGCCCTGTCGTTACAGGGTTAAATAACCCAAGAGGTGAAATCACATGAAAAAAATGCTCTCCCTGTCCCTGGTACTGGCTCTGGCTCTCGGCGTTGCTGCTGGCTGCAAGAAGAAAGAAGAAGCTGCTCCTGCTGCTCCTGCTGCTCCTGCTGCAGAAGCTCCCAAGGCTCCCGAAGCTCAGAAGCCTATGTCTTCTGTAAAAGCTCCTGAAGCTGCTGCTCCTGCCGCTGCTCCCGCAAAAGAAGAGAAGAAGCACTAATTCTCATTTTTTGTTCATGAAAGCCTGTCAGGGTAACCTGACAGGCTTTTTTTGTTTCAGGAGCATGAAATCATGCATGAAATGGCACTTACTCAGGGAATTGTCGATATCTGTCTGCAGCATGCCGGCGGGCAGCGGATCTCCACCGTTGTCATCGAGATCGGAACGTTATCCGGCGTTGTGCCTGAGGCCGTTGAGTTTTGTTTCTCAGCCTGCAGCACTGAAACGCTGGCAGCATCAGCCCGTCTTGAAATTCGCAGAATAGAGGCACAGGGACGTTGCCTTGATTGCTCTGGCGTACAACCGGTTGAACGGCTCTATGACCCATGCAGGCAGTGTGGCAGCTATGCCCTGGAACT
Above is a window of Trichlorobacter lovleyi SZ DNA encoding:
- a CDS encoding IS256 family transposase translates to MDDHSTKKAQIIQLNESAVRDHLGEMVRNTVEDTLNSMLDSEADRLCNAEKYQRHDARTDTRAGHYQRKLMTKAGEVNLNIPKLRRQTFETAIIERYRRREASVEESLIEMYLAGVSVRRIEDITETLWGTKVSPGTISNLNKKVYAKIEEWRNRPIIGNHPYVYLDGIVLKRSWGGEVCNVSVLVAIGVNEYGYRKILGVCEGAKEDKAGWSSFLHHLKQRGLSGVRLFITDACMGLVESLAEYYPESKWQRCIVHFYRNVFSVVPRKKMPEVAAMLKAIHASEDKQAAIEKAGTVFTKLEEMKLREAAKKVQDSISETLTYFDFPREHRIRIRTNNALERIMKEIRRRTRVVGAFPDGHSALMLCAARLRHIAGTQWGSKRYLNIDLLKEQELELQLQINEAA
- a CDS encoding HDOD domain-containing protein, which gives rise to MAFADTPTYTVQWLIDRTSTVYSLPLFYDRLNEAINHPRTSVDDIGKIITEDQGLTARLLRLANSPMFGYFGKVDSISKAVTIIGTQQLRDLALAASVMGIFKGIPEELMSMATFWRHSIACGIIARALATWRREANVERFFVAGMLHDIGQLIMATVLGELVRQMIEETQAKELLYFDVELKRVGFDHAEAGGALLKDWKIPANIADPVAFHHRPSRAEQFPLETSLIHIADIICQAFELGQSCERFVPPLDGAAWDRLGMTPHQLGAVMKQAEPQIEETFAILTDAA
- the pdxA gene encoding 4-hydroxythreonine-4-phosphate dehydrogenase PdxA, which codes for MNTPKPQIAITMGDPCGVGPEIIVAALSDPAIRSACKPLVLGDRRAMQRALTVCNSPLELITVSSPAEAADLPDSVIPLLELSSLANTDIDYGKPSELSGDAVYRYIRRAAELCLTGEVAAMATAPISKEAMHRAGHHYPGHTELLAELCRCDEFVMMLAGDVLRVALVTIHEALAHVPALISTEQVLKTIRVTANGVAPLCGNRSPRIAVLALNPHCGEGGMFGSEEADAIIPAITAAQSEGLDVAGPFSADTFFHFAVQEPAPYDAVVAMYHDQGLIPLKMRHFDDGINITLGLPIIRTSVDHGTAYNLAGTGTASATSMKASIRIAAKLAATR
- a CDS encoding nitrous oxide-stimulated promoter family protein, translated to MKNEPTAQQTRDIKVIAGFTEVWCAGQQHTSRQQHTLLQGMPPLLLCPDCAAFLDYAAKKRMNCPLDAEKPTCRRCRIHCYAPQQRALVKQIMAWSGKRMILRGRLDYLWHYFF
- a CDS encoding putative bifunctional diguanylate cyclase/phosphodiesterase: MLCSTGIAVFVFRTTLVLPTRAVAAAQRSLAESEQKYRGLFLSTHEAVLLLELVLNDTDATIVEANPACSRLFLKNRSSLVGLRSGEMFGLLHEEMLGLFRQVLQDGRTVSLEKELPGLDKVLAISILPAEARRVVVIFSDVTEYRAAERQVQQLASFDFLTGLPNRALLNDRLKQAMLACSRRECKVAVFFLDLDHFKAVNDSLGHGVGDLLLQAVAERLESGMRQSDTIARTGGDEFVIVTMGLHDELNASLVAAAILRSLDEPFWIGNREIFVSGSLGISIYPDDAEDASELLKNADMAMYVAKEQGRNRYHYYSKQLQERAIERLEIETALRHAVADNLLSLAYQPQFDARTGTVIGIEALLRWNNPDGTPCLSPLQIISIAEKNGLIIPIGEWGLQTACRQLRQWKFDGLQPPRLAINLSAVQFEQAGLLQVVAGALQQNDLSPDSIELELTESAIMHRPDEAAKKLQELKQLGVWLAVDDFGTGYSSLSYLKHFPIDRIKIDRSFVSEAPANHDDAAIVETIISLARTMRMEVIAEGVEHQGHVEFLLARGCHEMQGYYYARPLSAEQCAKLLIPGFVTEKWHALLSMPS
- a CDS encoding substrate-binding domain-containing protein — its product is MTRLLVVLMLLVALPAEAQEKMRLGGTGSGLELLRKLAALYAKQHQRLDVQVVPSLGSTGGIRALQAGALDLAISARPVKPEEQGVESIHLCRSPVAFAVHPANAVAAIRTNDLVQLYGNTSQTWPDGGRVRLLLRPDAEIDTKLLRSISPTVDQSVSQAKARPGMIMAVTDQDNLKLLQTTPGAFGMTTLSMVTAERAKVRLLAFNGVEPTLQNLVVGRYPLVRDYYLIAKTSASQPVQKLVSFARSARGAALMKALNCVAVEQR